One genomic region from Sphingobacterium multivorum encodes:
- a CDS encoding RagB/SusD family nutrient uptake outer membrane protein has protein sequence MKNKLCMLLLAGLALTTSCNKFLEEDPKSGVVLGSFYKTESQARENVNYLYRNGAPQRYSYASSAYLGPTASINSMLTGYFTSSYEGQERICLFARELTRQSNTSIISNTMNTIWDESYKAINVSNAAIQYIPQINMADAVKNSLVGEAKFFRAFNYFYLVKTFGAIPFYTTPNESLKDNLYLERTDAAKVYELIESDLKSAVELLPAATFAANGHRITKYAAAMTLANVYLQQGKYADAAAAAKIVIGSGHSMTTNTNLGMNSAYNKLRTTDDLDEVIYAQEYNATIRDGSWWPTYAFNSSAVSLFTSYSIFERIYGPTKQFLNVYESKDLRIQPNQFYHWKYTNPKNGKVWESTDAGIWYFVDEEALLTTGKATKDWNFYRYPEALLIAAEGIAKTSGVSAEAAGYLAQVKARANTEGKSVAAYTAELLTLSADNFVKECWKERLREFPLEFKMWDDIVRTKMFPVISTTEAGKVDFVPLIGAKNGSGATFKETDLLWPISPDEIQRNNKLTQNAGYQ, from the coding sequence ATGAAGAATAAATTATGTATGTTGTTATTGGCCGGGTTGGCATTGACAACTTCTTGTAATAAATTTTTGGAAGAAGACCCCAAATCTGGGGTTGTTTTGGGAAGCTTTTATAAAACTGAGTCTCAGGCTAGAGAGAATGTCAATTATCTGTACCGTAATGGTGCACCTCAACGTTATTCATACGCGTCAAGCGCTTACCTCGGCCCCACAGCTTCTATCAACTCCATGTTGACGGGCTATTTTACAAGCAGCTATGAAGGACAAGAACGGATCTGTTTATTTGCCAGAGAATTGACTCGTCAAAGCAATACCAGTATCATCTCCAACACAATGAATACCATTTGGGATGAAAGCTATAAAGCAATCAACGTATCCAATGCCGCTATCCAATACATTCCTCAAATCAACATGGCGGATGCTGTTAAGAATAGCTTGGTTGGAGAAGCAAAGTTCTTTCGCGCATTTAACTATTTTTATCTGGTAAAGACTTTTGGTGCTATCCCTTTTTATACGACGCCAAATGAGTCTTTAAAAGACAATCTATACTTGGAACGTACGGATGCTGCGAAAGTATATGAATTAATTGAGTCCGATTTGAAGTCTGCTGTGGAACTCCTTCCTGCTGCAACATTTGCTGCAAATGGACACCGGATAACCAAATATGCGGCGGCAATGACTTTGGCCAATGTTTACCTACAACAGGGTAAATATGCTGATGCTGCAGCGGCAGCAAAGATTGTCATTGGCTCAGGTCATAGTATGACCACAAACACCAATCTTGGGATGAATAGTGCCTATAATAAATTACGTACGACGGATGATCTGGATGAAGTAATTTATGCACAGGAGTATAATGCGACTATCCGCGATGGTAGCTGGTGGCCAACTTATGCTTTCAATTCGTCAGCCGTATCGTTATTTACATCCTATTCGATCTTTGAAAGAATCTATGGACCAACCAAACAATTTTTGAATGTCTACGAGAGCAAGGATCTTCGTATCCAGCCGAATCAGTTCTATCATTGGAAGTATACGAATCCAAAAAATGGAAAAGTGTGGGAATCAACGGATGCGGGAATATGGTATTTTGTGGATGAAGAGGCGCTATTGACAACAGGAAAAGCGACTAAAGACTGGAACTTCTATCGTTACCCTGAAGCTTTGCTTATCGCTGCAGAAGGAATCGCGAAAACATCTGGCGTGAGTGCTGAGGCTGCAGGTTATTTAGCTCAGGTAAAAGCACGTGCCAATACCGAAGGGAAATCAGTTGCTGCGTATACAGCCGAATTACTAACCTTATCAGCAGACAATTTTGTGAAAGAATGCTGGAAAGAGCGTCTCCGCGAGTTCCCGTTGGAATTTAAAATGTGGGACGATATTGTTAGAACGAAAATGTTCCCTGTAATTTCAACAACTGAGGCTGGTAAAGTCGATTTCGTACCATTGATTGGGGCTAAGAACGGATCTGGTGCAACATTCAAAGAAACAGACTTATTATGGCCGATTTCTCCAGATGAAATTCAGCGAAATAATAAGTTGACACAAAATGCAGGCTATCAATAG
- a CDS encoding SusC/RagA family TonB-linked outer membrane protein, protein MSRIDLESFARLTKNTKLFFSLAIIAGTIHQANAHVITKGEDPKETITHKVTKLQDLIKGKVQDAKTGEGVSGVSVTVKGSTKGTTSDGQGNFALQAKIGDVLVVSSIGYRTNEVKVIGKAPIDIRLSATEDQLEEVIVVGYGTQKKSEVTSAVASVKEKDFNQGGMRNPMDLVQGKVAGLNVTRTQGSNPNAGSDIQLRGMASMKGGNSPLIVIDGIPGGNLDLIKQGDIESIDVLKDGSAAAIYGTRGNGGVILVTTKKGKSGEPRFEYYTYGQHESVAKKPSMLNAQQFRDYVVKGQNKPDLDLGASTDLYDELINKGNFSTFHNFVASGGGDKSNYRASINYENAEGIAKQNGRQQFGGRVNFSQTGLKDRLTFSGNIAANFNKADLLGGKTEYFEQAIQRNPTAPLYNPDGSFYQTQGYNNFNPLDRMANRVDQRNQETFSGDARMKLKIIEPLSISAFGSYLRNNWNDRQYRSIKDWDQRQNSEYQGMGYAWKRNELNWSKTFETTIDYNQTFNEKHNITGLLGYSFQYNGYERFEMSNNGFTTDAFQDWDMGSGTALTNTKLPRPSMGSFKEDNKLIAFFGRVNYNYDQKYFVSAILRREGSSRFGANHKWGNFPAISAGWTITNEDFFSNKDLVNNLKLRVGYGVTGNQGFPNYNSLILLGTGGVYPQDGIYYQTYGPTQNPNPDLKWEQKAELNIGLDFGLWNNRLTGSLDVYNRKTKDLLYQYKAQQPAYVSTNIWYNVGEVSNKGVELQLSGVPIQKEDFKWTVDFAGSYQKNKLVTMSNDIFKSNWMTFGGLPSPGNLGDAIRLEEGGEIGSFYGKRYAGLNDAGEWLFYKADGSKATIADINDNDRAYIGNGVPKFNASLGNRFAYKGFDLTVFFRGKFKYDILNTADMFFGNQKWLPNNVFESAFTKHADLKQDPQYSDYYLENGSFVKLDNITLGYNFKLKTDYIKSLYVYATGRNIVTMTKYTGIDPELQDTGFEAGIDSRSFYPRTRSWTIGLNVGF, encoded by the coding sequence ATGAGCAGAATCGATTTAGAATCATTTGCCCGCTTAACGAAAAATACCAAGCTGTTTTTTTCGTTGGCTATTATCGCTGGGACGATACATCAGGCAAATGCACATGTCATTACCAAGGGGGAAGACCCAAAAGAGACCATTACCCATAAGGTCACTAAGTTGCAGGATTTAATTAAGGGAAAGGTACAGGATGCAAAGACTGGAGAAGGGGTCTCCGGCGTTTCGGTTACCGTCAAGGGATCCACAAAAGGTACAACATCGGATGGACAGGGTAATTTTGCCCTGCAAGCCAAGATAGGAGATGTCCTGGTCGTGTCGTCCATCGGTTATCGAACAAACGAAGTCAAAGTAATCGGAAAAGCCCCGATTGATATTCGTCTATCCGCGACGGAAGACCAATTGGAGGAGGTTATTGTTGTCGGTTATGGTACACAAAAGAAAAGTGAAGTGACTTCAGCAGTGGCCTCTGTAAAAGAAAAGGATTTCAATCAAGGGGGTATGCGCAACCCAATGGATCTGGTGCAAGGTAAAGTTGCCGGGCTAAACGTGACGAGAACCCAGGGCAGCAATCCAAATGCTGGTTCGGATATCCAATTGCGGGGGATGGCTTCCATGAAAGGTGGCAACTCCCCGCTTATTGTCATTGATGGTATTCCTGGTGGAAATCTCGATTTGATCAAGCAAGGAGATATTGAATCCATTGATGTTTTAAAGGACGGATCTGCAGCCGCTATTTATGGGACGCGTGGTAATGGTGGTGTAATTTTAGTGACCACTAAAAAAGGCAAATCCGGAGAGCCGCGATTTGAATATTATACCTATGGTCAACATGAGTCTGTAGCAAAGAAACCTTCCATGTTGAATGCACAGCAATTTAGAGACTATGTGGTCAAAGGGCAGAATAAACCTGATCTTGACCTGGGTGCGTCAACGGATTTATACGATGAATTGATCAATAAAGGTAATTTTTCAACATTCCATAATTTTGTTGCCAGCGGTGGTGGCGATAAATCCAACTACCGTGCTTCAATTAACTATGAAAATGCCGAAGGTATTGCCAAACAGAATGGACGCCAGCAATTCGGCGGTCGTGTCAATTTTTCGCAAACTGGATTAAAAGATCGATTGACTTTTTCCGGTAATATTGCGGCCAATTTCAATAAAGCAGATCTTTTAGGTGGAAAAACGGAATATTTCGAACAGGCGATCCAGCGCAATCCAACTGCTCCGTTATACAATCCTGATGGGAGTTTTTACCAAACCCAAGGTTATAATAATTTTAATCCGCTGGATCGTATGGCCAACCGTGTAGATCAACGCAATCAGGAAACATTCTCAGGAGATGCGCGTATGAAACTCAAGATTATAGAACCATTGAGCATATCAGCTTTCGGATCCTATCTTAGAAATAATTGGAACGATCGTCAATATCGGTCGATCAAAGATTGGGATCAACGCCAAAATTCTGAGTATCAGGGTATGGGCTATGCCTGGAAAAGAAATGAATTAAATTGGTCCAAGACCTTTGAAACAACCATTGATTACAACCAGACATTCAATGAAAAGCATAATATAACGGGTTTACTCGGTTACAGTTTTCAATATAATGGTTATGAGCGGTTTGAAATGTCCAATAATGGCTTTACAACAGATGCTTTTCAAGACTGGGACATGGGAAGTGGTACGGCTCTGACAAATACCAAATTGCCAAGACCATCGATGGGCTCATTTAAGGAAGACAATAAACTGATTGCTTTTTTTGGACGGGTAAATTATAATTATGACCAAAAGTACTTTGTGAGTGCAATTCTGCGTCGGGAGGGCTCCTCACGATTTGGAGCTAATCATAAATGGGGTAATTTCCCTGCCATTTCTGCGGGATGGACCATTACCAACGAAGACTTTTTCTCCAATAAAGACCTTGTCAACAATCTGAAGCTCCGTGTGGGGTATGGGGTAACCGGTAATCAGGGCTTCCCGAATTACAATTCGTTGATCTTATTGGGAACAGGCGGGGTGTATCCACAGGATGGCATCTATTATCAAACGTATGGACCGACACAGAACCCCAATCCAGACTTAAAATGGGAACAAAAAGCCGAATTGAATATCGGGCTTGATTTTGGTTTGTGGAATAACCGACTAACAGGATCTCTGGATGTCTATAATCGTAAAACCAAAGATTTATTATACCAATATAAGGCGCAACAGCCAGCCTATGTGAGTACAAACATTTGGTACAATGTAGGCGAGGTTTCGAATAAAGGTGTTGAATTGCAATTGTCTGGAGTTCCAATTCAAAAAGAAGATTTTAAATGGACGGTGGATTTTGCCGGAAGTTATCAAAAGAATAAACTCGTTACCATGTCCAATGATATCTTTAAAAGTAATTGGATGACTTTTGGCGGTCTGCCTTCTCCAGGTAATCTTGGAGATGCCATTCGTCTTGAAGAAGGCGGTGAAATTGGTTCCTTCTATGGAAAACGTTATGCGGGTCTGAATGATGCTGGAGAATGGCTCTTCTATAAAGCCGACGGTTCCAAGGCTACCATTGCCGATATAAATGATAATGATCGCGCCTATATTGGAAATGGTGTCCCCAAATTCAATGCGTCGCTAGGTAACCGGTTTGCCTATAAGGGCTTCGATCTGACCGTGTTTTTCAGAGGTAAATTTAAGTATGATATCTTAAATACAGCGGATATGTTCTTTGGTAATCAAAAATGGTTGCCTAATAATGTATTTGAAAGTGCTTTTACCAAACATGCCGATCTTAAACAGGATCCACAATATTCTGATTACTATCTCGAGAACGGAAGCTTTGTGAAGCTGGATAATATTACATTGGGATACAACTTTAAATTAAAAACTGATTATATCAAAAGTCTATATGTATATGCGACAGGAAGAAATATCGTAACAATGACCAAATATACGGGCATTGATCCAGAGTTGCAGGATACAGGTTTTGAAGCAGGGATTGATTCGCGCAGTTTCTATCCAAGAACAAGATCTTGGACAATTGGTTTAAATGTTGGATTTTAA
- a CDS encoding SusC/RagA family TonB-linked outer membrane protein produces MSKVDVKSFAQLGKKSKLFFSLAVIAGTFQQVNAAVGTSVNYEGKSFVKEVNHVQQQVKGKVLDAAGKPISGVNIAVKGTSKGTQSDALGNFTLDAKSGDVLVVSSIGYKAKEVTVSGATVSVQLDDDQSQLDEVVVVGYGTMRKSDVTGSIAMVKGADMIKDQNFSPLDNLRGKASGVNIFSNSSQPGAYANRVVIRGVATINSSSNPLYVVDGVVMEDFQLLNPNDIENIEVLKDASSAAIYGARGANGVILVTTKRGNKDGSKTISYQGSAGVSSVQRYMDVLNAQEWVDAFMIGLQNENKYQGKSWSLDKKTWFNDANYFDANGNPLYNTDWQREATRTAISHNHQLNVQQGDDKSSVGAFLNYTDQQGVVNNTWNKRINGKLAYDAKPTSWLSTAINLTVNHTWGRYTPEDGGGQEARRTMIEMIPWYPVYEKDGTYTNSSSSKVAETLGFEGMSNPVAILDKQKRMRYNTQIFGNAALTFHLAEGLDLKTQLGIDNHQKTYRGYSSVTLNNISRPNGWAEINHRNTLYWQEETYLTYNKKIDKHRINAMAGLSWQARTNDYDGSRTTGFADDFYEYNNMGAGTIPDPPYSAYDKWAMNSYFLRANYSYDDRYSVVFTSRYDGASKFGLDKKYAFFPSAGLAWNVGNEDFLKGNDKISNLKLHTSYGLTGNSEIDPYSSLANVATGTTLLNGQRATWSYVESIANPDLKWEKTAQYDVGVELGLFQNRLNFDVSYYHKKTNDLLLEAPLPHSSGFSSVYKNIGSVKNQGLDLMINGTIFNHEDFSWKASLNANYNQNKVVKLGENNEDIQMNFWVGGANSIIRVGENLNSFYGYRRLGVYTQADVDAGNATTSQIGRAKRSAEKEIIGKGLPDWTGSFINNLRYKNFDFTLDMQFVKGVDVMQQFFHSTYDRFGITNGLKNILTDAYNGSNPNTMQQAIYLTNGGHAGQDTNVDDAWVADGSYLRVNLIQLGYTFNPDVLKRVGMSRLRVYASANNPFLFTSKEFLGYDPESTSQGESKFGQNMTFFSYPRAKTFSVGVNVTF; encoded by the coding sequence ATGAGCAAAGTTGACGTAAAATCATTTGCGCAGCTTGGGAAAAAATCAAAGTTATTTTTCTCATTGGCTGTCATTGCTGGTACTTTCCAACAAGTCAATGCCGCTGTCGGAACTTCAGTCAATTACGAAGGAAAATCCTTCGTAAAAGAAGTAAACCATGTGCAGCAGCAAGTTAAAGGAAAAGTATTGGATGCTGCTGGAAAACCAATTTCAGGAGTTAACATCGCTGTAAAAGGAACTTCGAAGGGCACACAATCTGATGCCTTGGGTAATTTTACTTTGGATGCTAAATCGGGGGATGTATTGGTGGTTTCTTCCATTGGTTACAAAGCCAAAGAAGTCACTGTTTCCGGTGCAACTGTTTCTGTACAATTGGACGATGATCAAAGCCAATTGGACGAAGTTGTCGTTGTTGGTTACGGTACCATGCGTAAATCGGATGTAACAGGTTCTATTGCGATGGTTAAAGGAGCCGACATGATCAAAGATCAGAACTTTAGTCCGCTGGATAACTTAAGAGGTAAGGCTTCGGGGGTGAATATCTTTTCCAACTCGAGCCAACCTGGTGCTTACGCCAACCGTGTGGTCATTCGTGGTGTGGCTACGATCAATTCATCATCCAATCCACTCTATGTTGTGGACGGGGTTGTGATGGAAGACTTTCAGTTGTTGAATCCGAATGATATCGAGAATATCGAGGTATTGAAAGACGCATCTTCGGCAGCAATCTACGGTGCACGTGGTGCAAACGGGGTTATCTTGGTAACAACAAAACGTGGAAACAAAGATGGGTCCAAAACAATTAGTTATCAAGGATCTGCTGGTGTGAGCTCGGTTCAACGCTACATGGATGTATTGAATGCACAGGAATGGGTAGATGCCTTTATGATCGGCTTACAAAATGAAAATAAGTACCAAGGGAAATCCTGGTCTTTGGATAAAAAGACCTGGTTTAATGATGCCAATTATTTCGATGCCAATGGCAACCCGCTTTATAATACAGATTGGCAACGGGAAGCAACACGTACAGCTATTTCGCACAATCATCAGTTGAACGTACAACAGGGTGATGACAAATCTTCTGTCGGGGCTTTCTTGAATTATACCGATCAGCAAGGTGTCGTTAATAATACCTGGAATAAGCGTATCAATGGAAAGCTTGCTTATGATGCTAAACCAACATCATGGCTTTCTACAGCAATTAACTTAACTGTTAACCATACTTGGGGACGTTATACACCAGAAGACGGTGGTGGACAAGAAGCGCGTCGTACCATGATCGAGATGATTCCTTGGTATCCAGTCTACGAAAAGGACGGTACTTATACCAATTCCTCTTCTTCAAAAGTAGCAGAAACATTGGGTTTTGAAGGTATGTCTAATCCAGTCGCTATTTTAGACAAGCAAAAACGCATGCGTTACAATACGCAGATTTTTGGAAATGCAGCATTGACCTTCCACTTGGCAGAAGGTTTGGACTTAAAAACCCAATTGGGTATTGATAATCATCAGAAGACTTACCGTGGCTATTCTTCTGTAACTCTAAATAATATTTCCAGACCAAATGGTTGGGCGGAAATTAATCACCGTAATACACTTTACTGGCAAGAAGAAACTTACCTGACTTATAATAAAAAAATTGACAAGCATCGGATCAATGCGATGGCAGGTCTCTCGTGGCAGGCACGGACCAATGATTATGATGGAAGTCGTACGACAGGCTTTGCTGACGATTTCTATGAATACAATAATATGGGAGCCGGAACAATCCCTGATCCACCGTATTCAGCATATGACAAGTGGGCAATGAACTCCTATTTTTTACGCGCTAATTATTCGTATGATGACCGTTATTCGGTGGTATTTACAAGCCGTTATGATGGAGCTTCCAAATTTGGTTTAGACAAGAAATACGCTTTCTTCCCATCCGCAGGTTTAGCATGGAATGTGGGAAATGAAGATTTCCTAAAAGGAAATGATAAGATCAGCAATTTGAAACTACATACAAGTTATGGTCTAACAGGTAACTCGGAGATTGATCCGTATAGTTCACTTGCGAATGTTGCTACTGGAACAACTTTACTAAATGGTCAACGAGCAACGTGGTCTTATGTCGAGTCTATCGCGAATCCGGATTTAAAATGGGAGAAAACTGCCCAATATGACGTCGGAGTCGAATTGGGTTTGTTTCAAAATCGATTGAATTTTGATGTCTCTTACTACCATAAAAAGACCAATGACCTCCTATTAGAAGCTCCATTGCCTCACTCTTCTGGTTTTAGTTCAGTCTATAAAAATATTGGATCTGTAAAGAACCAAGGTTTGGATTTGATGATCAATGGAACCATCTTCAATCACGAAGATTTTAGTTGGAAAGCATCCTTAAATGCCAACTATAACCAAAACAAAGTCGTAAAACTTGGTGAGAATAATGAAGATATCCAAATGAACTTTTGGGTAGGTGGTGCCAATAGTATTATTCGTGTGGGCGAGAACCTGAATAGCTTCTATGGCTACCGTCGACTAGGTGTATATACACAGGCGGATGTCGATGCCGGCAATGCAACGACAAGTCAGATTGGACGTGCGAAGAGATCGGCAGAGAAAGAGATCATTGGAAAAGGGCTGCCAGATTGGACCGGTAGTTTTATCAATAACTTACGCTACAAAAACTTCGATTTTACGTTGGATATGCAGTTTGTAAAGGGGGTAGATGTCATGCAACAGTTCTTCCATTCGACCTACGACCGTTTTGGTATTACCAATGGTTTAAAAAATATCCTGACAGATGCGTATAATGGCTCGAATCCGAATACGATGCAGCAGGCTATCTATCTAACGAATGGTGGACATGCCGGACAAGATACGAACGTAGACGATGCTTGGGTAGCTGATGGGTCTTACCTTCGTGTCAATTTGATTCAGTTGGGATACACCTTTAATCCTGATGTGCTGAAACGTGTCGGTATGTCTAGATTACGTGTTTATGCATCTGCGAATAATCCATTCTTATTTACATCGAAGGAGTTCTTAGGTTATGACCCCGAAAGTACTTCTCAAGGAGAAAGTAAGTTCGGTCAGAACATGACTTTCTTCTCTTATCCTAGAGCGAAAACTTTTTCTGTAGGTGTGAATGTAACCTTTTAA